In Deinococcus sp. QL22, the following are encoded in one genomic region:
- the rlmB gene encoding 23S rRNA (guanosine(2251)-2'-O)-methyltransferase RlmB, translating to MLLYGRNPVLEAIADGRVAEVLVARGVEESFIRELKELDVLVRFTSRIEMDQMVGTTQHQGVVAEVEDLKWASVDEIFERADSRGEPLLIVLLDGITDPRNFGAIIRSAEVLGAHGVVVEERRSAPLSPVVAKTAAGAVAYLPVAQTKNLPRFIDALKEDNVWVYGAAGEAAQDIGRTDFSGKLALVIGAEGEGLRRLVREKCDVLVKIPTSGRVQSLNASVAAGILLYEATRNRGGSGR from the coding sequence ATGTTGCTGTACGGGCGGAATCCGGTGCTGGAAGCCATCGCAGATGGGCGCGTTGCTGAGGTGTTGGTGGCGCGGGGCGTAGAAGAATCGTTTATCAGGGAGCTCAAGGAATTGGACGTGCTGGTGCGCTTTACTTCGCGCATAGAGATGGATCAGATGGTGGGCACGACGCAGCATCAGGGCGTGGTGGCCGAAGTAGAAGACCTGAAATGGGCCAGCGTGGACGAGATTTTCGAGCGGGCCGACTCCAGGGGCGAGCCGCTGCTGATCGTGCTGCTGGACGGCATTACCGACCCGCGCAACTTTGGGGCCATCATCCGCAGCGCCGAGGTGCTGGGCGCACACGGCGTGGTTGTAGAAGAACGCCGCAGCGCACCGCTGTCGCCTGTGGTCGCCAAAACAGCGGCGGGCGCGGTGGCCTACCTTCCTGTGGCGCAGACCAAAAATCTGCCCCGCTTTATAGACGCCCTCAAAGAAGACAACGTGTGGGTGTACGGCGCAGCGGGCGAGGCCGCGCAGGACATTGGCCGCACCGATTTTTCGGGCAAACTGGCGCTGGTGATCGGGGCTGAAGGCGAAGGCCTGCGCCGCCTCGTGCGCGAAAAGTGCGACGTACTGGTCAAGATTCCGACCAGTGGGCGCGTGCAGAGCCTGAATGCGTCGGTGGCGGCGGGCATTTTGCTGTATGAGGCCACCAGAAACCGTGGAGGAAGTGGGCGGTGA
- a CDS encoding Nif3-like dinuclear metal center hexameric protein gives MTDLSPASNSVQPVRGEVQRDVLVRWLNEYLQVGALPDPSMNGLQIEGTDVIRRVAASVDTSARSLQEAADSGADILLVHHGLFWGEPLPITGPHRLRVRTALMADLNLYAAHIPLDAHPEVGNNAMMARALTLQNTEPFGDWQGHKIGLAGELPFVQSLQDFADRVQKLTGEICLVHGGGIPHVHRLGIVSGSGAGAVAEAAAMGLDTLLTGEPEHKHFHDSFEYGVNVVYAGHYETEVFGVRALAARLEDEFGLPWQFLHLPTGL, from the coding sequence ATGACCGATCTTTCTCCCGCCTCCAACTCTGTCCAGCCCGTGCGGGGCGAAGTGCAGCGCGACGTGCTGGTGCGCTGGCTGAATGAATACCTGCAAGTGGGTGCGCTCCCCGACCCCAGCATGAACGGCCTGCAAATCGAGGGCACCGACGTGATCCGGCGCGTGGCCGCCAGCGTGGACACCAGTGCCCGCTCATTGCAGGAAGCCGCCGACAGTGGCGCAGATATCCTGCTGGTGCACCACGGGTTGTTCTGGGGCGAGCCGTTGCCGATTACTGGGCCTCACCGCCTGCGCGTCCGCACAGCACTCATGGCTGATCTGAATCTCTATGCCGCCCACATTCCGCTGGACGCCCACCCCGAAGTGGGCAACAACGCGATGATGGCCCGCGCCCTGACCCTGCAAAATACGGAGCCGTTTGGCGACTGGCAGGGCCACAAGATCGGTCTGGCCGGAGAGTTGCCCTTTGTGCAGAGCCTTCAGGACTTTGCAGACCGGGTGCAAAAGCTGACCGGGGAAATCTGTCTGGTGCACGGTGGCGGCATTCCGCACGTCCACCGCCTTGGCATTGTCAGTGGTAGCGGCGCGGGCGCAGTAGCCGAAGCCGCCGCGATGGGCCTCGATACCCTGCTGACCGGAGAACCCGAACACAAGCACTTCCACGATTCCTTCGAGTACGGCGTGAACGTGGTGTACGCCGGACATTACGAAACCGAAGTCTTCGGCGTGCG